TTTGTAGAGCAAGCCCTATACTATGCAAGAAGCACAGCTCTAGAGAAAGATTATGTTATTCGTAGACTCAACCTAGAAGAAACAATCAAAAAATTAATTAAAAGCCAAGCAAAACAGCTAATCAGATGTAAAGCAGATATGAAGTTGGAGAATCTAGATAAAATTGTATTTTGTGATACTAAATGGCTTGATTTCATTCTGGGACAAGTATTATCCAATAGTATAAAATACAAAAAGGACAATCTAATCATTACATTCTCTGCTATTGAAAACAATAATAATCTTGAATTATTATTATCGGATAATGGGATAGGCATACCGGAAAAAGATATCCAAAAAGTATTTGATAAAGGGTTCACAGGCGAGAATGGAAGAAAATATGCAAAATCAACAGGTATAGGTCTATATCTATGTAAAAATCTATGTACTAAGATGGGTCTTGGATTCGCTATCTCCTCTCAGCTTGATATAGGAACTACAGTTAAAATAATATTTCCAAAAGATAAAAC
The window above is part of the Vallitalea guaymasensis genome. Proteins encoded here:
- a CDS encoding sensor histidine kinase; the encoded protein is MKLTTFLKNKIWFLIFHLLLIAFISLLLSIFHVNFYVILFIAMLILITDIVILMIEYIPKRNFYSKLDKVLENLDKKYYIHELIEKPNFEEGIILHDVIYQAVKSMNDEIAKYKISQNEYKEYIETWIHEIKTPIFCIDLICENTKNQVTKSISDEISKINNFVEQALYYARSTALEKDYVIRRLNLEETIKKLIKSQAKQLIRCKADMKLENLDKIVFCDTKWLDFILGQVLSNSIKYKKDNLIITFSAIENNNNLELLLSDNGIGIPEKDIQKVFDKGFTGENGRKYAKSTGIGLYLCKNLCTKMGLGFAISSQLDIGTTVKIIFPKDKTILFES